A region from the Pelobates fuscus isolate aPelFus1 chromosome 1, aPelFus1.pri, whole genome shotgun sequence genome encodes:
- the THAP12 gene encoding LOW QUALITY PROTEIN: 52 kDa repressor of the inhibitor of the protein kinase (The sequence of the model RefSeq protein was modified relative to this genomic sequence to represent the inferred CDS: inserted 1 base in 1 codon) — protein MPNFCAAPNCTRXSTQSDLAFFRFPRDPARCQKWVENCRRVDLEDKTPDQLNKQYRLCAQHFEDSMICRTSPYRTVLRENAIPTIFDLTSHLGNPGRLRKRIKELSEEEIRTLKQRKLDGEVAEDPKSNNDVDVQLVKIGENHYPILTAEEKENRDYLKSLFEILIIMGKQNIPLECQSAELPPGIFTPDNFQALLECRINSGDEVLRKRFEMTAVNLEYCSQKQQKQMMEICESCIREEVLREVRDARFFSILTDDAVHFASGEHLPVFVRFVDDANNLREEFLGFLSCEAEAEIFAANFHSTITEKWGLNMEYCRGQTYVTSGGLSTKMKCVASQLLEKYPQAIYTLASSCALNIWLAKSTPVTGVSVVLGTLEDLYLFFKKNPILQEELDYTISVLFLENEEKGAELKEVVRSEWISRHDTFEIMVSLLESFILCLDKIDCDASFRCNAGIISHAFVLTSALSDFDFIVTIVILKNALSFTRAFGKNLQGQTSDVFAAANSLTAVLHTLNEVMENIEVYHEFWFEEATNLATKLDISIKLPGRFRRMQHANLQPDLTPESFYKEALSIPTIQHIIQGLKDIFSEQHLKALKCLSLVPSVMGQLKFSTSEDHNTDIYKGDLPNPDTLSAELHCWRVKWKHRGKDVELPSNIYESIRLSDIKFFPNVYALLKVLCLLPVIKIVEDKYEIGRRRLKAYLENTSTKQRSSHLALLNINFDAKHDLDFMVDTFIPVYAEKTGTDEAADRSEMPKE, from the exons ATGCCCAACTTCTGTGCCGCCCCGAACTGCACCC AGAGCACGCAGTCCGACCTGGCCTTCTTCCGCTTCCCCCGGGACCCGGC TAGATGTCAGAAATGGGTTGAGAACTGTCGGAGAGTTGATTTGGAAGATAAAACCCCGGACCAACTGAACAAGCAGTACAGGTTATGTGCTCAACACTTTGAGGATTCAATGATATGCAGGACT AGCCCGTACAGGACAGTTCTTAGAGAGAATGCAATCCCAACAATATTTGACCTCACTAGCCATCTTGGAAACCCTGGTAGACTCCGGAAGAGGATAAAAGAGCTG AGTGAAGAAGAAATAAGGACATTGAAGCAAAGAAAAC tTGACGGAGAGGTTGCAGAAGATCCCAAATCCAATAACGATGTGGATGTTCAACTTGTAAAAATAGGAGAAAACCACTACCCGATTTTAACAGCAGAGGAAAAGGAAAATCGAGATTACCTGAAATCTCTGTTTGAAATCTTGATTATAATGGGAAAGCAGAATATACCGTTGgaatgccaaagtgccgaattaccTCCAGGAATTTTCACTCCTGACAACTTCCAAGCTCTCCTGGAATGTAGAATTAATTCTGGGGATGAGGTCCTGAGGAAACGTTTTGAGATGACTGCAGTGAATTTGGAATACTGTtctcaaaagcagcagaaacagATGATGGAAATCTGTGAAAGCTGCATAAGAGAAGAAGTTCTCCGAGAGGTTCGAGATGCCCGTTTCTTCTCCATACTTACAGATGATGCAGTCCATTTTGCAAGTGGAGAACATTTACCTGTATTTGTTCGATTTGTAGATGATGCAAACAATCTCCGAGAAGAATTTCTGGGATTCCTGAGTTGTGAAGCTGAAGCAGAGATATTCGCTGCCAATTTTCACAGCACCATCACAGAAAAATGGGGTCTGAATATGGAATACTGCCGTGGGCAAACTTACGTCACATCAGGTGGACTTTCTACCAAAATGAAATGTGTAGCGTCACAATtgttggaaaaatacccacaagCTATTTATACTCTGGCATCTTCATGTGCTCTAAATATATGGCTGGCAAAATCGACACCTGTAACTGGAGTGTCTGTTGTTTTGGGTACACTGGaagatctatatttattttttaagaaaaacCCAATTTTGCAGGAAGAGCTAGACTATACGATAAGTGTGCTGTTTCTTGAAAATGAGGAAAAGGGAGCGGAACTTAAGGAAGTAGTCAGATCAGAGTGGATAAGCAGGCACGACACTTTTGAGATTATGGTGAGCCTTCTTGAGTCATTTATACTCTGTCTAGACAAAATTGACTGTGACGCCTCCTTTAGATGTAATGCAGGGATTATCAGCCATGCATTTGTCCTCACAAGTGCCTTGAGTGACTTTGACTTCATTGTTACTATAGTAATCTTAAAAAATGCCCTCTCATTCACCAGAGCTTTTGGAAAAAATTTACAAGGGCAGACCTCTGATGTCTTCGCTGCAGCCAACAGCCTGACAGCTGTTTTGCACACTTTGAATGAAGTAATGGAAAATATTGAAGTCTACCATGAATTTTGGTTTGAGGAAGCTACAAACCTGGCTACCAAGCTTGACATCTCGATTAAACTCCCTGGCCGGTTCCGTCGAATGCAGCATGCCAACTTACAGCCAGATTTAACACCTGAAAGCTTTTATAAAGAGGCTCTCAGTATTCCAACGATTCAGCACATCATTCAAGGACTGAAAGATATTTTCTCAGAACAGCATTTAAAAGCTCTCAAATGCTTGTCCCTCGTCCCATCTGTGATGGGCCAATTAAAGTTCAGCACGAGCGAAGATCACAATACAGACATATACAAAGGTGACCTCCCCAATCCGGACACGCTGTCTGCAGAACTGCATTGCTGGCGTGTAAAATGGAAACACCGAGGCAAAGACGTGGAGCTTCCGTCAAACATCTACGAGTCGATCCGGTTGTCTGATATTAAGTTCTTCCCCAATGTTTATGCTCTTCTTAAAGTTTTATGTCTTCTCCCTGTGATAAAAATCGTAGAGGACAAATATGAAATAGGACGAAGGCGTTTAAAAGCTTACTTAGAAAATACATCCACCAAACAGAGGTCCAGCCACCTGGCTTTGTTAAACATTAACTTCGATGCAAAGCATGATCTGGACTTTATGGTGGATACATTCATTCCGGTATATGCGGAAAAGACTGGAACGGATGAGGCTGCTGATAGATCAGAGATGCCCAAAGAGTAA